Part of the Tenacibaculum sp. SZ-18 genome, GGCCCTACCACAACCATGTTAATATCTTGTTCTAGAACTACTTTTTTTACAGCCTCAAAATCGGTTGGATTTATCGCAATATTAATCGCAATTTTATCAGTACCAGCATTTCCTGGTGCAACAAAAAGTTTATTGATTTTTTTACTTTGTGATAGCTTGTGCGTAAATGCATGTTCTCTTCCTCCAGAACCTAAAACTAAAATATTCATTGTGTGTGTTGTGTTATTAAGCTGCAAATATAGCTATAACCATTTTAAAAAATACTTCACAGCAGATGAGAAATGATAGAAAAACAACCTGATGTTTATTGCCGATCCTTTACGTAAAACATGAGTTACTTCAACACTTGGGAAATAATATTTCTTTTTACCTATTTGATCTATTTTTTTACAAATATCTAAATCTTCCATATATAAAAAATACCTTTCATCAAATCCATTTATCTGCGTAAAATCTTCTGTTTTAAAAAGCATAAAACAACCATGAACAGCTTCAGGAAAGAAAGGTTGAGATAAGTCTAGATTTCTATATTCTTGCTGGTAAATTCTCTTTTTACTAATTCCTGTTTTTCGAAATAAAAGATCTAAGAAATTTGGATATTTACGCACTGAATATTGATGTTCACCATCAGGATATTTAATTGCAGGAGCTACAATCGACAATTCCTCATTTATTTCAAACTGTTCTACTAACTCATCTAAAACTTGAGGTTTAAAAACAGTATCTGGATTTAAAACTAAATGATACTTAGAATTATCTTTAATCTTGCTTATAACAAGATTATTCGCTTTAGAAAAACCCAAATTCTTATTATTAAAAATATAGGTGATTTCGGGATGATTAAGAATGTAAGAATTTGAAATTGGTGTTGGAGAATTATCAACTAAAAAAAGTTTCTTTTCTCCTGAATATGCTAAAAATGAATTTACAGCTTTTAACAGCACATCCTCTTGTTCCTTAAAAAGAACAATTGTTGCAGATATGTTGTAATGATTTGACATTAATAAGCATTTTCATCTCCTTTGAATACATTTAAAACAGTGCTCATTACAATTTTAACATCCAACATAAATGACCAGTTTTCAATATAAAATATATCCAAACGAACTCTGTTTTTTATATCTGACTTTCTTCTGATTTCACCACGATATCCACTAATTTGAGCCAGTCCAGTAATACCCGGTTTTACAGCATGTCTTTCTAAATAATTATCAACATCTTTTTGATATTCAACCGCAAGACTTTCTAAATGCGGACGAGGACCAACAACACTCATACTTCCCAAAAGCACATTAAAAAACTGAGGAATCTCATCTAAACTTGTCTTTCTTAAAAATGCTCCAATTTTAGTTACTCTACTATCATTCTTTGTTGCATGGACTTTATCTGCTAATTGATTAATTCGCATTGATCGAAATTTATAACAAACAAATTCTTCTCCATTGAATCCTTCTCTTTCTTGTTTAAAAATTGCAGGACCGCTTGACTCTAGTTTAATTAAGATCCATAAAATCGGATATAACCAAGAAATGATAAACAAGCAGACAAAAGAAGCGAATAAAAAATCAAACACTCGTTTTATAATCCTATTTTCAGGTAAATCGAATGGCAATTTTTTTACACTCAAAACTTTTAAAGTCTCATCATAAAACTGCACATTTCTACTTTTACTGTAAAACTCTTTAGAATCTGGAATTAGCTTTAAAGTTATATTATTCAAACTTGTGTGCTTGGTTAATTTTTTAATTTGAGATTTCTTTAAAATTGACAAGGTAGCATATATTTCGTCTACATCATTATTCTCTAAAAAAGTATATAATTCTTTCTCGTTTCCTAAATAACTAGCCTCCTCAGCTCTTTTATTTGAAAAGTAACCTAGATAAGAGTACCCTAAACTTCCTCTATTTTGGAAAAGTTTAATCATCTTTTTAGCAGTATCATCTTTCTCAAAAA contains:
- a CDS encoding undecaprenyl-phosphate glucose phosphotransferase — encoded protein: MVSKLIRNTTSFLVIVDLLVINFVVFVVFEKAHQSFQFHSYISVFWLITAVISNYYKVYRFTNLYRLLRLTVVQALFFTLGFFAYFGIFKEGEIVNTQFKTLIITLSSLAIIKLAFYLILQKIRASGSNFNKVVFFEKDDTAKKMIKLFQNRGSLGYSYLGYFSNKRAEEASYLGNEKELYTFLENNDVDEIYATLSILKKSQIKKLTKHTSLNNITLKLIPDSKEFYSKSRNVQFYDETLKVLSVKKLPFDLPENRIIKRVFDFLFASFVCLFIISWLYPILWILIKLESSGPAIFKQEREGFNGEEFVCYKFRSMRINQLADKVHATKNDSRVTKIGAFLRKTSLDEIPQFFNVLLGSMSVVGPRPHLESLAVEYQKDVDNYLERHAVKPGITGLAQISGYRGEIRRKSDIKNRVRLDIFYIENWSFMLDVKIVMSTVLNVFKGDENAY
- a CDS encoding glycosyltransferase family 2 protein, with protein sequence MSNHYNISATIVLFKEQEDVLLKAVNSFLAYSGEKKLFLVDNSPTPISNSYILNHPEITYIFNNKNLGFSKANNLVISKIKDNSKYHLVLNPDTVFKPQVLDELVEQFEINEELSIVAPAIKYPDGEHQYSVRKYPNFLDLLFRKTGISKKRIYQQEYRNLDLSQPFFPEAVHGCFMLFKTEDFTQINGFDERYFLYMEDLDICKKIDQIGKKKYYFPSVEVTHVLRKGSAINIRLFFYHFSSAVKYFLKWL